A stretch of the Candidatus Poribacteria bacterium genome encodes the following:
- a CDS encoding DUF4956 domain-containing protein codes for MNTRADVSVTLGNIKEGVATLVEGNIKEALITLVDPAHTIPVMVALVLAFWVTLPITWLYRWTRPRQKYMQSFAHTLLVIPIAISLVVFLVKGSLALAFSLAGIVAAVRFRTSLEEPMDSVYMLMAIGIGLAAGTQLILVAYLASLVFVIITLAVWKSNFGAQPEILSGWRIADSQQFGTSSGEGENATENPYNAQIEVHTTKVNVAKKSTVQILESTTKRWREADVIKNLDGTAIIVFDVWLKKSVTLPSFIQDIKENGRGHINNVKLKGQEPVTV; via the coding sequence GTGAACACCAGAGCCGATGTATCCGTTACACTGGGGAACATCAAAGAGGGGGTGGCCACGCTTGTTGAAGGGAACATCAAGGAAGCCTTAATCACGCTTGTTGATCCAGCACACACCATTCCCGTTATGGTCGCTCTGGTGCTGGCTTTTTGGGTTACGCTCCCGATTACGTGGCTCTACCGTTGGACGCGTCCGCGCCAGAAATACATGCAATCCTTCGCACACACGCTGCTCGTTATACCTATTGCCATATCGTTGGTTGTTTTTTTAGTCAAAGGGAGTCTTGCCCTTGCGTTCAGTTTAGCGGGCATCGTGGCGGCTGTCCGTTTTCGCACCTCACTCGAAGAGCCGATGGATTCCGTATATATGCTTATGGCTATCGGGATAGGGCTCGCGGCGGGTACCCAACTTATTTTAGTTGCCTACCTTGCATCGTTGGTGTTTGTCATCATAACGCTGGCTGTATGGAAAAGCAATTTTGGAGCGCAACCGGAAATCCTATCCGGCTGGAGAATCGCTGATTCTCAACAATTCGGCACATCCTCTGGAGAAGGGGAAAATGCCACCGAAAACCCCTATAACGCCCAGATTGAGGTGCACACGACGAAGGTCAATGTCGCTAAAAAATCAACTGTGCAAATCCTTGAATCGACGACCAAACGGTGGCGGGAAGCAGATGTAATAAAAAATCTCGATGGAACTGCCATTATTGTGTTTGATGTTTGGTTAAAGAAATCTGTCACTTTGCCTTCCTTTATACAGGATATTAAAGAAAATGGAAGAGGGCATATCAACAACGTAAAACTGAAGGGACAAGAGCCCGTAACGGTATAA
- a CDS encoding BamA/TamA family outer membrane protein — protein sequence MRLQFRREYEPKLLPKGLRGSGVFKDPTKRIWTELKDTIAEDFLQNMVSALLPTGALVIDPLMEATGILHSKHTLVVIPDDPRLKEYRAEFAGLIGTLQEHPSEGADNTPGFAGSRQISGTERLWEHLEETPLNRVDARAFLKARLMDFLIGDKDRHDGQWRWARFPDGEGHIWIPIPEDRDHAFSNLDGFAMLVARRGIPVFMEFEDKYPSLLGLTLTGWELDREFLVELDKAAWDSVVTAFCTELSDPVIEDAVKRLPQPYYEIVGETLTEALKSRRDALPQFASRYYRLITRQIEIQATDQNEYVQCEHTPSGDLVVHIGLREGPDGERQAPYFQRTFLPKESQEVRIYLRGGDDHAEISGAKGRIVLRIDGGGGDDTFANASEVGASKTQFYDSRGKNRFAKGTGAKVDESPYKRPPGWIPVLLARYALDWGKHSFTFPSVTVNPDLGIFLRGHHSRMYFGYRKAPFSSRHSFSGGLATNGLEPFFSYTDDFRRILRDLDARVHFKYSGIQTIRFNGFGNDTQIQESSAFYKVEQNHVALTPSLYFRKKAHDEDVPGGPTEPLRSVLTVRLGPILKYSNTSPDANEDKFIYSPDRPVYYGTGFFGQVGAAGAIMYDTRNNPAYPTRGALVRAAGAAYPGIWDVVSAFGSIDARVHTYVTAPIPTTPTLALRVGGKKVWGTFPFHESAFLGGPGFTAIGLSDSHLRGFRKNRFAGDTSLYGNAELRLVLLPIEILVPGEFGVFISVDAGRVFYAEDPGGADKWHTGVGGGFWLSFLKRKQTLSVAVVNGDDLTGVYLRAGFMF from the coding sequence ATGCGCTTACAATTTCGACGGGAATACGAACCCAAGTTGCTACCTAAGGGACTACGCGGGTCAGGAGTATTTAAGGATCCCACCAAACGGATATGGACCGAACTCAAGGATACGATTGCTGAGGACTTCCTTCAGAACATGGTGAGTGCACTCTTACCGACAGGGGCACTCGTGATCGATCCCCTGATGGAAGCCACGGGTATCCTCCACTCCAAGCATACGCTTGTTGTTATTCCGGATGATCCCAGGTTAAAGGAGTACCGCGCGGAATTTGCCGGTCTTATAGGTACGCTGCAGGAACACCCTTCCGAAGGAGCCGACAATACACCCGGCTTTGCGGGTTCTCGACAGATCAGCGGGACGGAGAGGTTGTGGGAGCATTTGGAAGAAACGCCTCTCAATCGCGTTGATGCGCGTGCCTTTCTAAAGGCGAGATTGATGGATTTTCTCATCGGGGACAAGGACCGTCATGATGGTCAATGGAGATGGGCGCGGTTCCCCGATGGCGAAGGTCATATTTGGATTCCAATACCGGAGGATCGCGATCACGCTTTTAGCAACCTCGATGGGTTCGCTATGTTAGTGGCGCGTAGAGGGATCCCCGTTTTTATGGAATTCGAGGATAAGTATCCGAGTCTGTTGGGTCTGACGCTTACGGGTTGGGAACTCGATCGAGAGTTCCTGGTCGAACTCGATAAGGCGGCATGGGACTCGGTCGTAACAGCGTTTTGCACGGAGTTATCGGACCCGGTCATTGAGGATGCGGTAAAGAGGCTTCCACAGCCGTATTACGAGATCGTTGGTGAGACTCTCACTGAGGCACTCAAATCGAGGCGGGACGCATTGCCTCAATTTGCCAGCAGGTACTATCGTCTGATTACCCGCCAGATCGAAATCCAGGCGACCGATCAGAACGAGTACGTCCAGTGTGAACATACACCGAGTGGTGATTTGGTCGTTCATATCGGTCTCAGAGAAGGTCCTGATGGAGAAAGACAGGCACCCTATTTCCAGAGGACGTTCCTCCCCAAAGAATCTCAAGAAGTCCGAATATACCTCCGGGGTGGGGACGATCATGCAGAAATATCAGGCGCAAAGGGGCGCATTGTTCTTCGTATAGATGGGGGCGGCGGGGACGATACGTTTGCAAACGCATCCGAGGTGGGTGCCTCAAAGACGCAGTTCTATGATTCTCGTGGGAAAAATCGGTTTGCCAAAGGCACGGGCGCGAAAGTCGATGAGAGTCCTTACAAGCGTCCTCCGGGATGGATTCCCGTTTTACTTGCACGATATGCTCTCGACTGGGGCAAGCATTCGTTTACTTTCCCGAGCGTTACGGTAAATCCGGACTTGGGGATATTCTTGAGGGGACACCACAGTCGAATGTATTTCGGCTATCGAAAGGCCCCTTTCTCTTCGCGGCATTCTTTTAGTGGGGGGCTTGCAACGAATGGTCTCGAACCCTTTTTCTCGTATACCGACGACTTTCGCCGCATACTGCGTGATCTCGACGCGAGAGTTCACTTCAAGTACTCTGGAATCCAGACGATCCGATTCAACGGATTCGGTAACGACACGCAGATTCAGGAATCGTCTGCCTTCTATAAGGTAGAACAGAACCATGTCGCTTTGACACCATCCCTCTATTTTCGAAAGAAAGCGCATGATGAAGATGTGCCTGGTGGTCCTACGGAACCGCTTCGCTCGGTATTGACCGTCCGCTTGGGGCCGATTCTCAAGTATTCAAACACGTCTCCGGATGCCAATGAGGACAAATTCATCTATTCTCCGGATCGTCCGGTGTACTACGGCACGGGTTTCTTCGGTCAGGTAGGCGCAGCGGGGGCGATCATGTACGACACGCGTAACAATCCAGCGTATCCGACGCGTGGGGCTTTGGTCAGGGCTGCCGGAGCCGCCTATCCGGGAATCTGGGATGTGGTGTCGGCTTTTGGCAGCATAGATGCAAGGGTACACACTTACGTGACAGCCCCTATTCCGACTACCCCGACGCTGGCATTGAGGGTGGGTGGAAAGAAAGTTTGGGGTACCTTTCCTTTCCACGAGAGTGCTTTCTTGGGGGGACCCGGCTTTACTGCTATCGGTCTATCCGATAGCCATTTACGTGGTTTCCGAAAAAATCGGTTCGCCGGAGACACCTCACTGTATGGAAATGCCGAACTGCGGCTTGTTCTGCTCCCAATCGAGATCTTGGTGCCGGGAGAATTCGGTGTGTTCATATCGGTTGACGCCGGCAGGGTCTTTTATGCCGAGGATCCGGGCGGGGCAGACAAATGGCACACCGGTGTCGGAGGCGGGTTCTGGCTCTCTTTTCTCAAGCGCAAGCAGACTTTGAGTGTTGCAGTCGTCAATGGCGATGATCTTACGGGAGTGTATCTGCGAGCGGGTTTCATGTTCTAA
- a CDS encoding AAA family ATPase: MGVRKSEPKCFTISSTKRETTDMQLERIRLKTFGCFEQRDFELHDGINLIFGPNFSGKSTLVNAIFFTLTGKPIVPRVDASAIKNAKAYSGTAGLQFISEGERYLLYRATGKRIQLRSEKNGAWQIVFDEKRVRVTETLLQERFGIMHEQLALTTFLREGEIFEFLARQSTSRRDILHTLLGIDRLIEVRERFIDTRRIAKREQGRIRAHQNSLRFNAQNVDQAEIKRLEERLKGLEAAYGAETGDAALIAEWLQHQERLQKRLDTLTHEQREASRGFKDIDQLREMVVKIENSIQEAAGLETKREALLQQIGSLESQIAALTNVCNTLRTLIESDEQHCPTCYQEVERELVQQIIGEKETEKSQRCTQLGTLKQSLETETENLKNRQALEQRLQTLRGRLTRFEQHVGEIEGVRRELNDLMSRLTKSGIQNGGKLPSETPVGLDKPKLKTQIDQERKRLDQLKQQEAVRLDRLGALQRVNRDATKVEKTLLSLELACAGVDKTIETLQRQILKPAEEELHHWLEKMELFSVSRGSGGQTRVDLQRQHLLPSLTIDGVDRSLMLLSGSEKMFLYLCFKVALAKVLGNPGFFVFDDPTLHLDEERKALMVDFILQLAEEHQVVVTSYDEDVRSGLEGAHLIEMRRDTSAKN, from the coding sequence ATGGGCGTGAGAAAGTCCGAGCCCAAATGCTTTACGATCTCATCCACCAAAAGAGAGACGACTGATATGCAGTTAGAACGGATCCGCCTTAAGACTTTCGGTTGTTTTGAACAGCGCGATTTTGAGCTTCACGACGGCATCAATCTCATTTTCGGTCCTAACTTCAGTGGGAAAAGCACGCTCGTCAATGCAATCTTTTTTACATTAACCGGAAAACCGATTGTTCCACGCGTGGATGCCTCGGCGATAAAAAATGCGAAAGCCTATAGCGGCACAGCGGGTCTCCAATTCATCTCGGAGGGTGAGCGCTATCTGCTCTACCGAGCGACGGGAAAACGCATCCAACTCCGTTCAGAAAAAAACGGCGCGTGGCAGATCGTCTTTGATGAGAAGCGTGTTCGGGTGACGGAAACGTTATTACAAGAGCGATTTGGTATTATGCACGAGCAGCTTGCCCTCACCACGTTCCTCCGCGAGGGCGAAATTTTTGAGTTCCTTGCCCGTCAGTCAACGAGTCGGCGCGATATTCTCCATACACTCCTCGGTATTGACAGGCTCATCGAAGTGCGAGAGCGGTTCATTGACACACGCCGGATCGCGAAACGTGAGCAAGGAAGAATTCGCGCACATCAAAACAGTTTGCGGTTCAATGCACAGAATGTGGATCAAGCCGAAATCAAACGACTTGAAGAAAGGTTGAAGGGTTTAGAAGCCGCTTACGGTGCTGAAACAGGGGATGCCGCATTAATCGCAGAATGGCTACAGCATCAGGAACGCTTGCAGAAACGTTTGGACACGCTCACACATGAGCAGCGGGAGGCATCACGCGGATTCAAGGACATTGATCAGTTGCGGGAAATGGTGGTTAAAATCGAAAATAGTATCCAAGAAGCCGCTGGATTGGAGACGAAACGGGAAGCACTTCTACAACAGATTGGGAGCCTTGAGTCGCAGATTGCGGCATTAACAAATGTCTGTAACACCTTACGCACCCTGATTGAGAGCGATGAACAACACTGTCCGACCTGTTATCAAGAGGTGGAGCGCGAGCTCGTTCAACAGATTATTGGCGAAAAGGAAACTGAAAAATCGCAACGTTGCACCCAATTGGGGACTCTCAAGCAATCACTGGAGACAGAAACAGAGAATTTAAAGAATCGGCAGGCACTTGAACAACGACTTCAAACTTTGCGGGGACGTTTAACACGGTTTGAACAACACGTTGGCGAAATTGAGGGGGTTCGGAGGGAACTCAACGATCTGATGTCCCGATTAACGAAGAGCGGAATCCAGAACGGGGGAAAGTTGCCATCTGAAACACCCGTAGGATTGGACAAACCGAAGTTGAAAACCCAAATTGATCAAGAACGAAAACGTCTGGACCAACTTAAACAGCAAGAGGCTGTCCGTTTAGATAGACTTGGAGCACTCCAACGGGTTAACAGAGACGCCACCAAGGTTGAAAAGACGCTTCTGAGTTTAGAGCTCGCTTGTGCAGGCGTCGACAAAACCATCGAAACCCTCCAACGCCAGATTCTCAAACCCGCTGAAGAGGAGTTACACCACTGGCTTGAAAAGATGGAACTCTTTTCTGTTTCTCGCGGGAGCGGGGGACAAACCCGTGTCGATCTCCAACGCCAGCACTTACTCCCTTCACTTACGATAGATGGTGTCGATCGAAGTCTAATGTTACTTAGCGGCAGTGAGAAAATGTTCCTCTACCTCTGCTTCAAAGTTGCTCTTGCCAAGGTATTAGGCAATCCCGGTTTCTTTGTGTTCGATGATCCGACACTCCACTTAGATGAAGAGCGAAAGGCGTTGATGGTAGACTTTATCCTTCAGCTCGCTGAAGAACATCAAGTCGTCGTGACGAGTTATGATGAAGACGTCCGTTCAGGTCTTGAAGGTGCCCATCTGATTGAAATGAGACGGGACACTTCCGCGAAAAATTAG
- a CDS encoding aminotransferase class I/II-fold pyridoxal phosphate-dependent enzyme — protein MTQLCLRHDAINLSQGTPAYQPPPEVKAAAIEAIQEGYNQYSITWGAPVFREAIARKMTTFNCIPTDPDRNVTVTCGSTEGMLSSLLAIINPDDEIIIFEPFYENYGPDTIISGAKPVYVALQETPTSDGTIHFTYDPTELRDAFSANTKAIVINTPNNPLGKVFTQDELQEIADLCCEYDCLAITDEIYEHMIYDDKSHLSIGSLPQMRDRTITVSGLSKAYSMTGWRLGYVIAPETLTDAIRKMHDFLTVGAPHPLQRAGVVALNLPPSYHQQLIAKYDKNRKYLVENLTKAGFLCHQPEGAYYIMTDITDFGFPDDTAFAHWLVKEIGVGGVPGSSFYSRPHLGRTKFRFMFSMADDILAEAVERLMQIKAKI, from the coding sequence ATGACGCAACTCTGTCTGCGCCATGATGCCATCAACCTCTCCCAAGGCACGCCAGCGTATCAACCCCCTCCAGAAGTCAAAGCCGCCGCAATTGAAGCGATCCAAGAAGGATATAATCAATACAGCATCACGTGGGGCGCACCCGTGTTTCGTGAGGCGATCGCTCGTAAAATGACCACCTTTAACTGTATTCCCACCGATCCGGACAGGAATGTGACCGTCACCTGCGGTTCAACGGAAGGCATGCTCTCCTCGCTTCTCGCAATCATCAATCCTGACGACGAAATTATTATCTTTGAACCTTTTTATGAGAACTACGGACCGGATACCATCATCTCTGGTGCGAAACCCGTCTATGTAGCATTACAAGAAACACCAACCTCTGACGGCACTATCCATTTTACCTACGACCCAACCGAACTCCGAGATGCCTTTTCCGCCAACACAAAAGCGATCGTCATAAACACGCCGAATAATCCACTCGGTAAGGTTTTCACACAGGACGAGCTTCAAGAGATCGCCGACCTTTGCTGTGAATACGACTGCCTTGCGATCACCGATGAAATCTACGAGCACATGATCTATGATGATAAATCCCATCTCAGTATCGGTTCACTCCCGCAAATGCGGGATCGGACGATTACCGTATCGGGATTGAGTAAGGCATATTCCATGACAGGGTGGCGGTTAGGTTACGTCATTGCCCCGGAGACGTTGACGGATGCCATCCGCAAGATGCATGACTTCCTGACAGTCGGGGCACCGCATCCGCTTCAACGTGCTGGCGTCGTTGCCCTGAATTTGCCGCCGAGTTACCATCAACAATTAATTGCGAAGTATGACAAGAATCGTAAGTATCTCGTTGAGAACCTCACGAAAGCCGGGTTCCTTTGCCACCAGCCGGAGGGTGCGTATTACATCATGACGGACATCACCGATTTTGGGTTTCCTGACGATACAGCCTTTGCCCACTGGTTGGTGAAAGAAATCGGAGTCGGCGGCGTACCGGGCTCGAGCTTCTACAGTCGTCCACACCTCGGCAGGACGAAATTTCGGTTTATGTTTAGTATGGCGGATGACATCCTCGCCGAAGCCGTTGAACGTCTCATGCAGATCAAAGCAAAAATCTGA
- a CDS encoding O-methyltransferase, which produces MEHYESILKRLEKTAKQYTNIAPENGQFLSILIRSIQARNVLEVGTSNGYSTIWLAAALQETGGRLITLEFDPKRAEEAQMHLQEVGLDGIVEVRIGNALDEISKCDTTFDLVFFDAEKNEYRRYLELAFSKIRLGGLIVADDTVTMRDEMPDYIEFVFNTPFLHSVDIPLDDGIILSYKTEA; this is translated from the coding sequence ATGGAACATTACGAATCCATCTTAAAACGTCTCGAGAAAACAGCAAAACAGTATACCAATATCGCGCCGGAAAATGGACAATTCCTCTCTATCCTCATCCGTTCCATCCAGGCGCGGAATGTGCTCGAGGTCGGAACGAGCAACGGCTATTCCACAATCTGGCTCGCTGCCGCACTGCAGGAGACAGGAGGTAGACTCATTACCCTTGAGTTTGATCCGAAACGGGCAGAAGAAGCACAGATGCATCTTCAGGAAGTCGGGTTGGACGGTATCGTCGAAGTCCGCATCGGAAATGCGCTTGATGAGATATCGAAATGCGACACGACCTTCGACCTTGTATTCTTTGACGCAGAGAAAAATGAGTATCGTCGCTATCTCGAATTGGCGTTCTCGAAGATCCGTCTCGGTGGTCTTATTGTCGCTGATGACACAGTGACAATGCGCGATGAAATGCCCGACTATATCGAATTCGTTTTTAACACACCGTTCCTACACTCTGTTGATATTCCCTTGGATGACGGCATCATTTTGAGTTACAAAACCGAGGCATAG
- a CDS encoding LamG domain-containing protein: MKQLFIVLVIALVCSTYAAADLMEGLVLYMPLDEGKGNKVEDFSENGFAGELNGGPKWVDGKFGKALQFSASSDFVAVEDDAAFHIEDEITQAAWINLDRLPSAHAIVFGTRMGGGGRHIGFGYGMNPGNGIKVWTNGAGGGFLDINDNKTGLDTGKWYYLSYTHTSDNKGKVKIYVNGKVTHDQDSNNPVAPAGATSQIQIGTWAGEAWPGMVDEVRLWNRVLSDDEMEQSMEMGAEEFLAVNPKDKLATSWGKIKKLR; the protein is encoded by the coding sequence GTGAAACAACTGTTTATTGTCTTAGTCATTGCATTGGTTTGCAGCACGTATGCCGCTGCCGATTTAATGGAAGGACTCGTCCTGTACATGCCCCTCGATGAAGGTAAGGGGAATAAGGTTGAGGACTTCTCAGAAAACGGCTTTGCGGGTGAACTTAACGGCGGCCCCAAATGGGTTGACGGTAAATTCGGAAAGGCACTTCAATTCAGTGCGTCCAGCGATTTCGTTGCTGTTGAGGATGATGCAGCTTTCCACATTGAAGACGAAATCACACAAGCCGCATGGATTAATCTTGACCGACTGCCAAGTGCGCACGCTATCGTTTTTGGCACCCGCATGGGTGGCGGTGGAAGGCACATCGGATTCGGTTATGGAATGAACCCCGGAAATGGCATCAAAGTCTGGACGAACGGTGCCGGTGGCGGGTTCTTGGACATCAACGATAACAAAACGGGTCTTGATACCGGTAAATGGTATTATCTCTCCTATACCCATACGAGCGACAACAAAGGCAAAGTCAAGATTTACGTCAACGGCAAAGTCACGCACGATCAGGATTCTAACAATCCTGTCGCACCCGCAGGTGCGACAAGCCAAATTCAGATCGGCACATGGGCCGGTGAAGCATGGCCCGGTATGGTGGACGAAGTCCGACTCTGGAATCGCGTCCTCTCTGATGACGAAATGGAGCAGAGCATGGAGATGGGGGCTGAGGAATTTTTGGCTGTCAATCCAAAAGATAAACTCGCCACATCTTGGGGCAAAATTAAGAAACTTCGCTAA
- a CDS encoding SMP-30/gluconolactonase/LRE family protein → MNEELFVSQEFTPVNGFTSGIEGPACDAVGNLYAVNYERQHTIGKVTPDGTASVFVELPTGSIGNGIRFNSEGFMFIADYTNHNVLKVDMDTRNITVHAHEPTMNQPNDLAIGANDILYASDPNWGASTGQIWRVDTNGAVTLLETDMGTTNGIEVSPDEKVLYVNESAQRNVWAYDLSPEGEVSNKRLLIQFPDFNMDGMRCDINGNLYITRHGKGTVAKLSPSGEVLLEVELTGKLCTNIAFGGSDGCTCYVTMADRGNVEVFRTDLPGRSWQLSQ, encoded by the coding sequence ATGAACGAAGAACTTTTTGTCAGTCAAGAATTTACACCCGTTAACGGATTTACATCAGGGATCGAGGGACCTGCGTGCGATGCTGTGGGCAACCTATACGCCGTTAACTACGAACGGCAGCACACCATCGGTAAGGTAACACCCGATGGCACAGCTAGCGTTTTTGTTGAACTCCCGACGGGTAGCATCGGCAACGGCATCCGTTTCAATAGCGAAGGCTTTATGTTCATCGCTGATTACACGAATCACAATGTTCTCAAAGTGGATATGGACACACGGAACATCACTGTCCATGCCCACGAACCGACAATGAATCAACCGAACGATCTCGCTATCGGTGCGAACGATATACTCTATGCAAGTGACCCGAATTGGGGCGCGTCCACCGGACAAATCTGGCGCGTGGATACAAATGGAGCCGTAACCCTACTGGAAACAGACATGGGCACGACAAACGGCATTGAAGTGAGTCCCGATGAAAAGGTGTTGTATGTCAACGAATCCGCACAACGGAATGTCTGGGCGTATGACCTATCCCCTGAAGGCGAGGTCAGCAACAAACGTCTCCTGATTCAGTTCCCGGACTTTAACATGGACGGCATGCGGTGCGATATCAATGGCAATCTCTATATCACTCGGCACGGGAAAGGCACCGTCGCGAAACTCTCACCGTCAGGTGAGGTGTTATTGGAGGTCGAGTTAACGGGTAAGCTTTGCACTAACATCGCTTTCGGCGGTTCAGACGGGTGCACCTGTTACGTCACGATGGCGGACAGGGGAAATGTAGAGGTGTTCCGCACCGACCTACCCGGCAGAAGCTGGCAGTTGTCCCAATAA
- a CDS encoding bifunctional 5,10-methylenetetrahydrofolate dehydrogenase/5,10-methenyltetrahydrofolate cyclohydrolase — protein MSAELLNGNQLAKRVRSQIRRRLKKLTLTPGLAVVQVGDDPASTLYIKHKQRDCEKVHFHSEVHRLPADISQTTLIEHVEALNARADIHGILVQMPLPAGIDKEAVIDKISPQKDADGLNPVNLGNLLINREGVTPCTPTGIIRLIELTGERIEGKHAVCIGRSPLVGKSVGLMLLNRNATVTYCHSRTVDLQAEVQKADILIVAIGRSEFVTADMVKPGAIVIDVGINHTNGQMVGDVKFEEVKEVAGFITPVPGGVGPMTRAMLLENTLKLAIGG, from the coding sequence TTGTCAGCCGAACTCCTTAATGGCAATCAGCTTGCGAAGCGCGTCCGGAGCCAGATCCGGCGAAGATTAAAAAAACTCACACTCACACCAGGCCTCGCTGTTGTCCAAGTCGGCGATGATCCTGCCTCAACGCTCTATATCAAACACAAGCAACGTGATTGTGAAAAGGTGCACTTCCACTCCGAAGTCCATCGCTTACCCGCAGACATTAGCCAAACCACCCTGATTGAACACGTTGAAGCCCTCAATGCGCGAGCGGATATCCATGGAATACTGGTGCAAATGCCACTCCCAGCGGGTATAGATAAAGAGGCAGTCATTGATAAAATTTCCCCACAGAAAGACGCAGACGGGCTGAATCCCGTCAATTTAGGGAATCTTCTCATTAACAGAGAAGGTGTAACACCTTGTACGCCGACAGGCATTATCCGTTTGATTGAACTGACAGGTGAACGGATTGAAGGCAAACACGCCGTCTGCATCGGTAGAAGTCCGTTGGTCGGTAAATCCGTTGGGTTGATGTTGCTGAATCGAAACGCTACTGTTACGTATTGTCATTCCCGAACGGTAGACTTACAAGCAGAGGTTCAGAAAGCAGACATCCTCATCGTCGCCATTGGCAGATCGGAGTTTGTAACTGCGGACATGGTGAAGCCCGGTGCTATCGTCATTGATGTCGGCATTAACCATACCAACGGACAGATGGTCGGGGATGTTAAATTTGAGGAAGTTAAAGAGGTGGCTGGATTTATTACACCAGTCCCCGGCGGTGTTGGTCCTATGACACGTGCTATGTTATTAGAAAATACTTTGAAATTAGCGATTGGAGGCTAA
- a CDS encoding SDR family oxidoreductase, which yields MAFPGFELKDKVMLITGSGKGIGRGIALAAAQMGAKVILNSRTPSDLQEVASEIRVNGGEAESVVFDVSDMAQVETGAQAALDVWGRVDVLVNNAGTNRPKPALELTEEDWDAIYDLNLKGLFFLTQTLVKPMIERESGKIINISSTMGLVGGPLRTAYSGSKGGVVLLTKGLAVEWAPHNVTVNAVAPAFTRTPLADVLLQRKEFYEDVVRRIPMGRVGEVDEVVGAVLFLASDAANWVTGQTIAVDGGWVAW from the coding sequence ATGGCGTTCCCAGGATTTGAATTGAAAGATAAGGTCATGTTAATCACAGGTTCAGGCAAAGGCATTGGCAGAGGCATTGCGCTGGCTGCTGCCCAGATGGGTGCGAAAGTCATCTTGAACAGTCGCACCCCCTCTGACCTTCAGGAGGTCGCGAGCGAGATTCGTGTGAACGGGGGTGAAGCGGAGTCAGTCGTGTTTGACGTTAGCGATATGGCACAGGTTGAGACAGGGGCGCAAGCGGCACTCGATGTCTGGGGCAGAGTCGATGTTCTCGTCAATAACGCCGGAACCAACCGCCCGAAACCCGCGCTTGAATTAACAGAAGAGGATTGGGACGCGATCTACGATCTGAATCTTAAAGGACTGTTCTTCCTAACACAGACACTCGTGAAGCCGATGATCGAGCGGGAGAGTGGGAAGATTATCAATATTTCTTCGACGATGGGCTTGGTAGGTGGCCCCTTGCGGACTGCTTATTCCGGGAGCAAAGGCGGTGTCGTGCTGTTAACGAAAGGACTCGCCGTTGAATGGGCACCGCATAACGTTACAGTGAACGCCGTGGCACCTGCATTTACACGGACGCCGCTTGCGGATGTCCTGCTACAGCGCAAGGAATTTTATGAAGATGTTGTCCGCCGTATTCCGATGGGACGTGTCGGTGAGGTGGACGAGGTCGTTGGCGCAGTGCTGTTTTTAGCATCAGATGCGGCGAATTGGGTGACGGGACAAACGATCGCTGTTGATGGTGGTTGGGTGGCTTGGTAG